From one Flavobacterium kingsejongi genomic stretch:
- the arfB gene encoding alternative ribosome rescue aminoacyl-tRNA hydrolase ArfB → MDKQKILSEIQIKAVRSSGAGGQHVNKVSSKAVLSFDLLQSQGLSTAEKELLHLKMASRLTSAGVLLLNCDEDRSQLRNKELVIKRFLYLLETNLLVDKERKATKIPKSVIRKRIQEKRNHSEKKQFRKRPDF, encoded by the coding sequence ATGGACAAACAAAAAATACTTAGCGAAATACAAATTAAAGCTGTACGAAGCAGTGGGGCAGGCGGGCAGCATGTCAATAAAGTATCGTCCAAAGCAGTATTGTCATTTGACCTGTTGCAGTCGCAGGGGCTTAGCACTGCCGAAAAAGAACTCTTGCACCTCAAAATGGCATCCCGATTGACCAGTGCCGGGGTTTTATTATTGAATTGTGACGAGGATCGCAGCCAGTTGCGAAATAAAGAATTGGTTATTAAGCGTTTTCTGTATCTTTTAGAAACAAATTTGTTGGTAGACAAAGAAAGAAAGGCGACAAAGATTCCAAAATCAGTAATCCGGAAAAGGATTCAGGAGAAGCGCAATCATTCCGAAAAGAAGCAATTCCGAAAACGTCCGGATTTTTAA
- a CDS encoding DUF4301 family protein, whose protein sequence is MEENLRQETTAVIKIALYGPESSGKTTLAKQLAAHFNTIWIPEFARNFLQQKWDNTQTTCAAEDLIPIMYGQIQLENEGVAEANELLFADTTLMTTKVFSEIYYNHCDPLLDTTAVAHTYDLYLLTDIDVPWEKDDLRDRPNERQFLFNRYREALISNNKPYIVISGTIEERLEKGITIVIELLKAKSLGFTSEDYFAIYDHGIPVSNIEKQFEAYRHGFRKITLMRPATPEDGIKFLTEDDAKDLEELFGKRKDDFRLKKFVPASGAASRMFKFLSEFLVEYNPQRESINAYINRKKDKELQVFLIGKEKLPFYKRIIKVARERYGDQKLWSKDLESYYFIKTMLDDPAFDYANKPKGILPFHHYDDHIASPLEEHLHESVFYANSNGVAQLHFTITKKHQEGFEKIISEVKSKIENESGIRLEVNFSYQHNATDTIAVTSDNKPFRDQKGQLVFRPGGHGALIENLNTLQSDIIFIKNIDNVIHNHVAIIARYKKALAGILIELQSQIFTFLRDLDGTVSIEKIDEILEFCNLELSIGIVEDFDALLNLEKVKFLQKILNRPIRVCGMVKNEGEPGGGPFWIASEDGSVSLQIVESSQVDSQDAEQMAIFAQASHFNPVDLVCGIRDYQGEMFDLKAFVDYGSGFIVHKTKDGRNIKAYELPGLWNGAMANWTTVFVEVPIITFNPVKTVNDLLKPAHQPE, encoded by the coding sequence ATGGAAGAAAATCTTAGACAAGAAACAACAGCTGTCATAAAAATTGCCCTATATGGTCCGGAGAGTTCGGGTAAAACCACATTGGCGAAACAATTAGCAGCACATTTTAATACAATCTGGATCCCGGAATTTGCCCGCAATTTTTTGCAGCAGAAATGGGATAATACGCAGACAACGTGTGCAGCAGAAGATCTTATCCCTATTATGTACGGACAGATCCAGTTGGAAAATGAAGGAGTGGCAGAAGCGAATGAACTACTGTTTGCCGATACTACATTAATGACAACTAAGGTCTTTTCGGAAATATATTACAATCATTGTGATCCGCTTTTGGATACAACAGCAGTAGCGCATACCTATGATCTGTATCTACTCACAGACATTGATGTGCCCTGGGAAAAAGATGATCTGAGAGATCGCCCTAACGAGCGTCAGTTTTTATTCAACCGCTACCGGGAAGCACTGATCAGTAACAATAAACCTTACATTGTTATTTCAGGAACAATAGAAGAGCGCCTTGAAAAAGGAATAACGATTGTGATAGAACTCCTGAAAGCCAAATCGTTGGGTTTTACTTCGGAAGATTATTTCGCGATCTACGATCATGGTATTCCTGTGAGCAATATCGAAAAACAGTTTGAAGCTTATCGTCATGGATTCCGAAAGATAACATTAATGCGGCCAGCTACCCCTGAAGACGGTATTAAGTTTTTAACGGAAGATGATGCTAAAGATCTGGAAGAATTATTTGGTAAGCGTAAAGACGATTTCCGACTGAAGAAATTTGTACCCGCTTCCGGTGCAGCCAGTAGAATGTTTAAATTCCTGTCAGAATTTTTGGTAGAGTATAATCCACAGCGGGAAAGCATCAATGCTTATATCAACCGAAAAAAAGATAAAGAGCTTCAGGTTTTCCTGATTGGAAAAGAAAAGTTGCCTTTTTATAAACGTATTATAAAAGTGGCTCGGGAACGTTATGGCGATCAGAAACTTTGGTCTAAAGATCTGGAAAGTTATTATTTCATCAAAACAATGCTGGACGATCCCGCATTTGATTATGCCAATAAGCCTAAAGGTATTTTGCCTTTTCATCATTATGATGACCATATTGCTTCTCCTTTGGAGGAACATCTGCATGAAAGTGTTTTTTATGCCAATTCAAATGGTGTAGCACAATTGCATTTTACCATAACGAAAAAACACCAGGAGGGATTTGAAAAAATTATTAGTGAGGTAAAAAGTAAAATCGAAAATGAATCCGGTATTCGTTTAGAGGTTAATTTTTCCTATCAGCATAATGCTACTGATACTATCGCTGTAACATCCGATAATAAACCTTTCAGGGATCAGAAGGGACAGCTGGTTTTCCGTCCAGGAGGCCACGGCGCACTAATAGAAAACCTCAATACATTACAATCGGATATCATTTTTATAAAAAATATTGACAATGTGATCCATAATCATGTAGCTATAATTGCCCGTTATAAAAAGGCTTTAGCAGGGATCCTGATTGAATTACAGTCACAAATTTTTACTTTCCTTCGGGATTTGGACGGTACCGTTTCAATAGAAAAAATAGATGAAATTTTAGAATTCTGTAACCTTGAGCTTAGTATTGGTATAGTTGAGGATTTTGATGCATTATTAAATTTGGAAAAGGTAAAATTTTTGCAAAAGATACTAAACCGGCCTATACGCGTATGCGGCATGGTAAAAAATGAAGGCGAGCCTGGTGGTGGGCCTTTTTGGATTGCCAGCGAAGATGGGAGTGTTTCCCTTCAAATCGTAGAGAGTTCGCAGGTAGATAGCCAGGATGCAGAACAGATGGCCATTTTTGCTCAGGCTTCTCATTTCAATCCGGTTGATCTGGTGTGTGGTATACGAGATTATCAGGGAGAAATGTTCGATTTAAAAGCGTTTGTTGACTATGGAAGTGGTTTTATCGTGCATAAGACCAAAGATGGCAGGAATATTAAAGCTTATGAATTACCGGGATTGTGGAATGGTGCTATGGCCAACTGGACTACTGTATTTGTAGAAGTACCCATCATTACATTTAATCCTGTAAAGACGGTAAATGACCTTTTAAAACCGGCACACCAACCAGAATAA
- the pnuC gene encoding nicotinamide riboside transporter PnuC has product MIDFFLDAYKDATAMDILLEIIVFVFGILSVYYAKKENILVYPTGIIATIITVYLLYKASYFADMSLNVYFSFMSIYGWINWSRKKDDEYLVPISRTNTNEKIIGVLLFFLTIAVTYSIYHLFGKKIRPENYIDIFTSGIFFTGMWYMALKKIENWTLWIIGDLIAVPLYAYRGLGILSLQYVIFTVLAILAYIEWKKILDKKQQLS; this is encoded by the coding sequence ATGATTGATTTTTTTCTCGATGCTTATAAAGATGCTACCGCGATGGACATCTTATTAGAAATCATTGTTTTTGTTTTTGGAATCCTGAGTGTATATTATGCAAAAAAGGAAAATATCCTTGTCTATCCTACCGGGATTATTGCAACAATTATTACCGTTTACCTGCTCTACAAAGCCAGTTATTTTGCAGATATGTCCCTGAATGTCTATTTTTCGTTCATGAGTATATACGGCTGGATCAATTGGTCCCGAAAAAAGGATGATGAATATTTGGTGCCTATTTCCAGAACAAATACCAATGAGAAAATTATTGGGGTATTACTATTTTTTCTTACTATTGCGGTCACATATTCTATTTACCATTTATTTGGGAAGAAAATCAGGCCCGAGAATTATATCGATATTTTCACCTCAGGCATATTTTTTACGGGAATGTGGTACATGGCACTCAAGAAAATCGAAAATTGGACGTTATGGATTATAGGAGATCTTATTGCCGTACCACTTTATGCCTATAGGGGATTAGGAATCCTGTCCCTGCAGTATGTCATTTTTACTGTTTTGGCAATTTTAGCTTATATCGAATGGAAGAAAATCTTAGACAAGAAACAACAGCTGTCATAA
- a CDS encoding geranylgeranylglyceryl/heptaprenylglyceryl phosphate synthase has product MGTIYSDLLSAKAKKQKQLAVLLDPDKIDWEHTEHLIRKIKQSPATHIFVGGSLLLTNVLDQLVALLKQQLDLPILLFPGNVSQITPRADGILFLSLLSGRNPDYLIGQQVLAAPILQQTSLEIISTAYILIESGKQTTVSYVSNTLPIPADKPEIVLATALAGTMIGHKLVYLEAGSGAERKVDPETIRLIASNIQVPLIVGGGIRSRSAMEEAYEAGADLVVIGTAFEKDNNFFDYKKA; this is encoded by the coding sequence ATGGGAACAATATATTCCGACCTGCTTTCTGCAAAAGCAAAAAAGCAAAAACAACTGGCCGTGTTATTAGATCCTGATAAGATTGATTGGGAACATACGGAACACCTGATCAGAAAAATAAAACAATCACCAGCAACACATATCTTTGTGGGAGGCAGTCTTTTATTGACGAATGTCCTGGATCAATTGGTTGCGTTATTAAAACAGCAACTTGATTTGCCGATACTGCTGTTTCCTGGAAATGTATCACAGATTACTCCCAGGGCAGATGGGATTTTATTCCTTTCCTTATTGTCCGGCCGCAATCCGGATTATCTGATTGGACAACAGGTATTGGCTGCACCCATATTACAACAAACAAGCCTTGAAATAATTTCAACTGCCTATATACTCATTGAAAGCGGTAAGCAAACTACCGTTTCCTATGTGAGCAACACACTTCCCATTCCTGCGGATAAACCTGAAATTGTGCTCGCAACAGCATTGGCAGGAACCATGATAGGGCATAAACTGGTATATCTTGAAGCCGGAAGCGGTGCCGAAAGAAAAGTCGACCCTGAAACAATCAGGCTTATTGCCTCCAATATCCAGGTTCCATTGATAGTAGGTGGCGGCATACGAAGCCGTAGCGCAATGGAGGAAGCCTATGAAGCCGGAGCAGACCTTGTGGTTATTGGAACAGCTTTCGAAAAGGACAATAATTTTTTTGATTACAAAAAGGCTTAA
- a CDS encoding 4'-phosphopantetheinyl transferase family protein — protein MPLYTSFTVAKNTQILVWKITESYNDLFRAVQLKDFCMARLEGMRSESHQRGFLSVRMLLQTAGYTDFDLYYNDDGKPHLKDGKEISITHSYGFSAIIISDKNVGIDIELRRDKVIRIADKFIDAEFEFLDQADDFVRKLIVIWGAKEAIYKMLSRNGLSFKQNMNVLPFTMEEKKGRTEVKFEEINSIYQVFFEEIEEFTMVYTIDD, from the coding sequence ATGCCTTTATATACATCTTTCACCGTCGCTAAAAACACTCAGATCCTGGTTTGGAAAATAACCGAATCCTACAATGACCTTTTTCGGGCAGTGCAGCTAAAAGATTTTTGCATGGCGCGTCTCGAAGGAATGCGGTCGGAATCACACCAAAGGGGATTTCTCAGTGTGCGCATGTTACTGCAAACCGCTGGTTATACCGATTTTGACCTGTATTACAATGATGATGGTAAGCCTCACCTTAAGGACGGTAAAGAAATTTCTATAACGCATTCCTATGGTTTTTCGGCAATTATCATTAGCGATAAAAATGTGGGGATCGATATTGAATTGAGGCGGGATAAAGTAATCCGTATCGCAGATAAATTTATAGATGCTGAATTTGAGTTTTTGGATCAGGCAGATGATTTTGTGCGTAAGCTTATCGTAATCTGGGGAGCTAAGGAAGCGATTTATAAAATGCTTTCCCGAAACGGGCTCAGCTTTAAGCAGAATATGAATGTATTGCCTTTTACGATGGAAGAAAAAAAGGGCAGGACAGAAGTGAAATTTGAAGAAATTAATAGCATTTACCAGGTCTTTTTTGAAGAGATAGAAGAATTTACTATGGTTTACACAATTGACGATTAA
- the ahcY gene encoding adenosylhomocysteinase, whose amino-acid sequence MSTTTLPFVAYKVKDISLAAWGRKEIELAEAEMPGLMALRSEYKNEQPLKGARIAGCLHMTIQTAVLIETLIALGAEVTWSSCNIFSTQDQAAAAIAAAGIQVYAWKGLNEEDFDWCIEQTLFFGEDRQPLNMILDDGGDLTNMVIDRYPHLVEGIKGLSEETTTGVHRLYERVKNGTLPMPAINVNDSVTKSKFDNKYGCKESAVDAIRRATDLMLAGKRVIVCGYGDVGKGTAASFRGAGSIVTVTEIDPICALQAAMDGYEVKRLDTVIATADIIITTTGNKDIVLGSHFEKMKDKTVVCNIGHFDNEIDMAWLNKNHGASKIEIKPQVDKYTIAGKDIIILAEGRLVNLGCATGHPSFVMSNSFTNQTLAQIELWKNSAAYNNDVYMLPKHLDEKVAALHLAKLGVELETLREDQAAYIGVEVAGPFKPEYYRY is encoded by the coding sequence ATGAGTACAACGACATTGCCATTTGTAGCTTACAAAGTGAAAGACATTTCACTTGCAGCTTGGGGAAGAAAAGAAATTGAATTAGCAGAAGCGGAAATGCCAGGATTAATGGCACTTCGCAGTGAATATAAAAATGAACAACCTTTAAAAGGAGCTCGTATTGCAGGATGTCTGCACATGACAATCCAAACTGCAGTTTTGATTGAAACATTGATTGCACTGGGTGCAGAAGTTACCTGGTCTTCTTGTAATATTTTCTCTACACAGGATCAGGCTGCAGCGGCTATTGCTGCTGCAGGAATCCAGGTTTATGCCTGGAAAGGCCTTAACGAAGAGGATTTCGACTGGTGTATTGAACAAACTTTATTCTTTGGTGAAGACAGACAACCATTGAATATGATTCTTGATGATGGTGGTGATTTGACCAATATGGTTATTGATCGTTACCCACATCTTGTAGAGGGAATCAAAGGATTATCTGAAGAGACAACTACAGGTGTACACAGATTGTACGAAAGAGTGAAAAACGGAACATTGCCAATGCCTGCAATCAACGTGAATGATTCTGTTACCAAATCTAAATTTGACAACAAATACGGCTGTAAAGAAAGTGCAGTGGATGCGATCCGTCGTGCTACTGACCTAATGTTAGCTGGAAAAAGAGTAATCGTTTGTGGTTATGGAGATGTTGGAAAAGGAACTGCTGCTTCTTTCAGAGGTGCCGGATCTATTGTAACAGTTACTGAGATCGATCCAATCTGTGCTTTACAGGCTGCTATGGACGGTTATGAAGTAAAAAGACTGGATACTGTGATTGCAACTGCTGATATCATTATCACAACAACAGGAAACAAAGATATCGTATTGGGAAGCCACTTCGAAAAAATGAAAGACAAAACCGTTGTTTGTAATATTGGTCACTTTGACAATGAAATCGACATGGCTTGGTTGAATAAGAATCATGGTGCTTCTAAAATTGAAATCAAACCGCAGGTTGACAAATATACTATTGCTGGAAAAGACATTATCATTTTGGCTGAAGGTCGTTTGGTAAACTTAGGCTGTGCTACAGGTCACCCAAGTTTTGTAATGAGTAACTCTTTTACAAACCAGACACTGGCTCAAATCGAATTATGGAAAAATAGTGCGGCATATAACAATGACGTTTATATGTTACCAAAACATTTAGATGAGAAAGTAGCTGCTTTACACCTTGCTAAATTAGGGGTAGAATTGGAAACTCTTAGAGAGGATCAGGCGGCATACATTGGTGTTGAAGTTGCAGGTCCATTTAAACCTGAATATTACAGATACTAA
- a CDS encoding DUF4280 domain-containing protein, which produces MEAIKENNKQDIAAKKEERNEEEAVAEGLKLVIDQAKIKCDFCVNPEGVLKVNFDTPTTQDKKTATVVEKDMKSLIFTGNCKKSPNMALPCASVMQLGEWQNTGTLLVQDKSPLLKQSTIPCLYGGSTIEITDSGQRSVPSNVTTAAAPIPTMAAELVAVYFGKKVVTPLYEEAEETVTAKKGENQDKITARFISEQKLKKEHVLSYIPDKAFKTAVGGETIKIKYRKKTKDIVSFEKVKKYKSKRKSGLLQFTMGIKEI; this is translated from the coding sequence ATGGAAGCGATAAAAGAAAATAATAAGCAGGATATAGCAGCAAAAAAGGAAGAAAGGAACGAGGAGGAAGCCGTTGCTGAAGGTTTAAAACTGGTCATCGACCAGGCGAAGATAAAGTGTGATTTTTGTGTTAATCCTGAAGGTGTCCTGAAGGTAAATTTTGATACGCCTACCACCCAGGATAAGAAAACGGCTACAGTTGTTGAAAAGGATATGAAAAGCCTCATATTTACGGGTAACTGTAAAAAAAGCCCTAATATGGCACTTCCTTGTGCTTCCGTGATGCAACTTGGAGAATGGCAAAATACAGGAACCTTATTAGTACAGGATAAATCGCCTTTGCTAAAACAAAGTACCATACCATGCCTTTATGGTGGGAGTACCATTGAGATTACCGATTCAGGCCAGCGTAGTGTGCCTTCCAATGTAACTACTGCGGCGGCACCAATACCTACAATGGCAGCCGAACTGGTTGCTGTTTATTTTGGTAAAAAAGTGGTGACTCCACTGTATGAAGAAGCAGAAGAAACAGTTACGGCTAAAAAAGGGGAAAATCAAGATAAGATAACTGCACGCTTTATATCGGAACAGAAACTTAAAAAGGAGCATGTATTGTCCTATATTCCAGATAAAGCATTTAAAACCGCAGTTGGCGGCGAGACAATAAAAATCAAGTACCGCAAAAAAACAAAAGACATAGTATCTTTTGAAAAAGTAAAAAAATACAAATCAAAAAGAAAGTCTGGGTTGTTGCAGTTTACAATGGGGATAAAGGAAATATAG
- a CDS encoding DUF4280 domain-containing protein, which translates to MEDSKGNNKQDVSEKRQERDQEEAVAEGLKLVIDQAKIKCELCVKPEGILKVNFDTPTTQDKKTATVVEKDMKSLIFTGNCKKSPNMALPCASVMQLGEWQNTGTLLVQDKSPLLKQSTIPCLYGGSTIEITDSGQRSVPSDVAATGAPVPKVVVEDYKCPHCDEEFTSDLLQSSMGLKKLSATQTKIIDSILPYLNKYRKDFALDTCLRKAHFVAQIAVESANFDTFAEYESNSNPPGIFSSSPIVINETIVKSLKDNLTAIFKIVNDKGVEITKTNDELQTLLLKDKPTIVDKQLYCKYLGETDPKDKKKKVDKLIKEVLKADKTVDYKIYLKPHTHFGVPLLSRAYAPYTGDRRGLGNGDELTRDGWKFKGRGLKQLTGRGNYKSFAEYRNKHPFPGDTSGAIDFTEEKPGVALGGKYLLISSDAMYATQSALYFWNSGTKKGKKYAKDHAQNDNIDLVIKCINEYDLASGKKSRKNNLIRARKEDVFDINRHFKLMLENGNEQQKKEAKAYLEKRKLLKDDQAIKILEEDEKKIPVGKK; encoded by the coding sequence ATGGAAGATTCAAAGGGAAATAATAAGCAGGATGTATCGGAAAAGCGACAGGAACGGGATCAGGAAGAAGCTGTTGCCGAAGGGCTAAAATTAGTCATTGACCAAGCAAAAATAAAGTGTGAGCTTTGTGTTAAGCCAGAAGGTATCCTGAAGGTGAATTTTGATACGCCTACCACCCAGGATAAGAAAACGGCTACAGTTGTCGAAAAGGATATGAAAAGCCTCATATTTACGGGGAACTGTAAAAAGAGCCCTAATATGGCACTTCCATGTGCTTCCGTGATGCAACTTGGAGAATGGCAAAATACGGGGACCTTATTAGTACAGGATAAATCGCCTTTGCTAAAACAAAGTACCATACCATGTCTTTATGGTGGGAGTACCATTGAAATTACCGATTCAGGCCAGCGTAGCGTTCCCTCAGATGTTGCTGCGACCGGAGCCCCTGTGCCGAAGGTTGTAGTAGAAGATTATAAATGCCCACATTGTGACGAAGAGTTCACATCAGATTTGCTACAAAGTTCAATGGGACTAAAAAAACTATCGGCAACTCAAACAAAAATCATAGACTCCATACTTCCATATCTCAATAAATACAGGAAAGATTTTGCATTGGATACTTGCCTAAGGAAAGCACATTTTGTAGCCCAAATAGCCGTCGAAAGCGCCAATTTTGATACTTTTGCTGAATATGAAAGCAACTCGAATCCTCCGGGTATATTTAGTTCTTCTCCGATAGTAATAAATGAAACGATTGTAAAGTCATTGAAAGATAATTTAACAGCTATATTTAAGATTGTTAATGACAAAGGGGTTGAAATAACAAAAACAAATGATGAATTGCAAACGCTCTTATTGAAAGACAAACCCACAATTGTAGACAAGCAACTTTATTGTAAATATCTTGGAGAGACTGATCCTAAAGATAAAAAGAAAAAAGTAGATAAATTAATTAAAGAAGTCCTTAAAGCGGATAAAACTGTTGATTATAAAATTTATCTGAAACCACATACTCATTTTGGAGTGCCATTATTGTCACGCGCTTATGCACCATATACTGGCGACAGAAGAGGCTTAGGAAATGGGGATGAACTCACGCGTGATGGATGGAAATTTAAAGGAAGAGGGTTAAAGCAATTGACTGGTAGAGGGAATTATAAAAGTTTTGCAGAATATAGAAATAAACATCCATTTCCTGGTGATACTTCAGGCGCTATAGACTTTACAGAAGAAAAACCGGGGGTGGCTTTAGGCGGGAAATATTTACTGATCTCTTCCGATGCAATGTATGCAACGCAATCTGCATTATATTTTTGGAATTCAGGTACAAAAAAGGGAAAAAAGTATGCAAAAGATCATGCACAAAATGATAATATTGATCTTGTTATTAAGTGTATCAATGAATATGATCTTGCATCAGGTAAAAAAAGCCGAAAAAACAATCTTATCAGAGCAAGGAAAGAAGATGTTTTTGATATCAACAGGCATTTCAAATTGATGTTGGAAAATGGAAATGAACAACAGAAAAAAGAAGCAAAAGCATATCTTGAAAAAAGGAAATTGCTCAAGGACGACCAGGCTATAAAAATTCTGGAAGAAGACGAAAAAAAGATTCCGGTAGGTAAAAAATAA
- a CDS encoding PAAR-like protein produces the protein MENVKANNKEELSQKREERKQEEQVSEGLKLVIDQAKIKCELCTKPEGTLIVNFDTPTTQDKKTATVVEKDMKSLVFTGNCKKSPNMALPCASVMQLGEWQNTGTLLVQDKSPLLKQSTIPCLYGGSTIEITDSGQRSVPANLQAVGAALPPKEETKVKILSAYFAKITKEAGDPIDQETEVYDKNLKKKVKVIKKVTTQKMTLEKISERGLSYQVALVVETEGLSGKKIKIKVRSGKKKVVSDVDATVKLINMKDVEVVTAAANYKTIKPQEEFEVAVDNYANDVKISNAADFKNKAILTLMLNHRTDDLSFELAELILADADKKAFLYIEVKSDEKEVEYKGKAGTEGLTNTFLNEEGQYFELKYKEQPWLITARQERKTGVTEATHCSRIIDEYHKINREHKPSGCTTITNAWCASFVGWCLSQNNFSAQLDPGAFSYGEIKTRYRASAKTVNGKRVPVPEKFDDPVWGKKTDNNKLAVGSVCVVNNKKHVTFAVAKDKNGTHFYGLGGNQGDAVKVSPYSVRNSSVFPIEYTIADEDYELPIYYRELTADTVA, from the coding sequence ATGGAAAATGTCAAAGCAAATAATAAAGAAGAGCTTTCCCAAAAAAGAGAGGAACGGAAGCAGGAAGAGCAGGTCAGTGAAGGGCTGAAACTTGTTATTGACCAGGCTAAAATAAAATGCGAATTGTGTACAAAACCGGAAGGTACCCTTATTGTTAATTTCGATACACCCACCACGCAGGATAAAAAAACGGCTACTGTTGTCGAAAAGGATATGAAAAGTCTTGTTTTTACTGGTAATTGTAAAAAGAGCCCTAATATGGCACTTCCCTGTGCTTCGGTCATGCAACTTGGAGAATGGCAAAATACGGGAACCTTATTAGTACAGGATAAATCGCCTTTGCTAAAACAAAGTACGATCCCATGCCTTTATGGAGGAAGTACTATTGAAATTACCGATTCAGGACAGCGTAGTGTACCTGCAAATCTTCAGGCTGTCGGAGCGGCATTACCTCCAAAAGAAGAAACTAAAGTAAAAATCCTTTCGGCTTATTTTGCTAAAATAACCAAAGAAGCCGGGGATCCAATAGATCAGGAGACCGAAGTTTATGATAAAAACCTGAAGAAAAAAGTTAAGGTTATTAAAAAAGTAACCACCCAAAAAATGACCCTTGAAAAAATATCAGAACGTGGGTTAAGCTACCAGGTTGCCTTAGTCGTAGAAACAGAAGGGCTTTCCGGTAAAAAAATAAAAATTAAGGTTAGGAGTGGGAAGAAAAAAGTAGTGTCGGATGTAGACGCTACGGTGAAACTAATCAACATGAAAGATGTTGAAGTGGTGACAGCTGCGGCAAACTATAAGACTATAAAACCCCAGGAAGAATTTGAAGTAGCAGTAGATAATTATGCCAATGATGTGAAAATTTCAAATGCTGCAGACTTTAAAAATAAAGCAATACTCACACTCATGTTAAACCACAGGACGGATGATCTTTCCTTTGAATTGGCGGAACTGATCCTGGCAGATGCTGATAAAAAAGCATTCCTGTACATCGAAGTGAAATCGGACGAAAAGGAAGTGGAATATAAAGGTAAAGCAGGGACAGAAGGATTGACCAATACATTCCTGAACGAAGAAGGACAATATTTCGAACTAAAATACAAAGAACAGCCCTGGTTAATTACTGCCCGTCAGGAACGAAAAACGGGAGTGACAGAAGCCACACATTGTAGCAGGATTATCGATGAATACCATAAGATCAACAGAGAACATAAACCTTCGGGGTGCACAACAATTACCAATGCATGGTGTGCTTCATTTGTCGGCTGGTGCCTTAGCCAGAATAATTTTTCTGCGCAGTTAGATCCGGGGGCTTTTTCCTATGGTGAAATAAAAACCCGATACCGGGCTTCGGCGAAAACGGTGAATGGTAAAAGAGTACCTGTGCCTGAAAAATTTGATGACCCGGTATGGGGTAAAAAAACGGACAATAACAAACTTGCCGTAGGGTCTGTTTGTGTTGTAAACAATAAAAAGCATGTCACGTTTGCAGTGGCTAAAGATAAAAATGGGACACACTTTTACGGTTTGGGCGGGAATCAGGGTGATGCGGTGAAAGTAAGTCCTTACAGTGTCCGGAATTCGAGCGTTTTTCCAATTGAATATACTATAGCAGATGAAGATTATGAATTACCAATTTATTACAGGGAACTTACAGCGGATACAGTGGCATAA